DNA from Danio aesculapii chromosome 10, fDanAes4.1, whole genome shotgun sequence:
CAATAACTTTCTGATTACTCAAACACAAAGCAGAttgcctaaccctaaccctatatattaattaaatctgGAGGGCTTTTACTCCAGCCAGTCATTGTGCTGGAACATACAAAGACACTGTACATAAggtgaaattaataaaacaatggcATAAACAAACTATATTCAATATTACACTGACATCATATAGTGAAGATCAGAAGCTCCTCTTGAACATCAGAAGAGGCTCATCAGCAGTCAGAACACAGGAAACAGCACCGCATGAAGAACAGAAGAACACTACAGAAGATCACTTCAGGCCAATGCAGCGACCGGGCcatcctgctgctgctgctggtgatggtggtgggtgtgtgtgtgtgcctgtatgtgtgtgcgtgcgcgtgtgtgtgtgcgtgcgtgtgtatattTGCGTGTCtttgtacctgtgtgtgtgtgtgtctgtgtctgtgtctcccTGTCTGCTGACTGCATGATTAGCGTTGGTAACCCACCAGCCAGTTGCTaactgccaccaaccagtcactggtaggacacctgacctacCAGCCAGTTGTTAATGGCTTACTTGcgattcttgcggtcttgagtattggaactgaaatTTGGCAGTTggtgatgacgttacacgagaacacgaggacgcgaGACCACTGaaaaacgcatattgagaaacagccattgattGAATAAAACGACACACAGCGGAACCTTCAGCACCGCCGCCGCCGCACACCGGAAGGATTTGAACGCTGTGCTATACACATACATGGACGCGGAGCCGAGGTGAGCGCGAGTTCATTTCTCAATTAATGCTCTTAGTCTCGGTCCATTTATTAAAGGGAGTTAATTCAGTCATTCAGTGCTGTTGTTATTGTAACTCATATTTCCAGAGTAGCTGTTACACATCTGCCTGTTTCCCAATGTTGATGTTAATCCCAAAGTCTGATTAACACTAACTAATGAGGCTGTAATAATGAGAAGTGTGTCCCGCTGGACTCCACCATCAGTGCGCTTTAATCTGCTTAAATCTCTGGTTTATTCTGAATATtcatacaataaagcaatacaggAAGAGTTCTatagcaatataataataatacagtatacAGTGATGAAAGCTTCAGCAACTGATCACAacataacgtgtgtgtgtgtgtgtgtgtgtgtgtgtgtgtgtgtgtgtgtgtgtgtgtgtgtgtgtgtgtgtgtgtgtgtgtgtgtgtgtgtgtgtgtctctctctccagGGCTCATCATCATCAGGATGTCGTCAGTAATCTCTCAGGGGTTTCAGAGCAGTAAGCAGGACTTCAGCTTCGGGCCGTGGATCATCAGCGCCACCAAAACACACATCATGAAGTCTAAAGACATCGAGAGGTAATGAAGAGCACagataattgtgtgtgtgtgtgtgtgtgtgtgtgtgtgtgtgtgtgtgtgtgtgtgtttacgctCTGGTGTAAGTCTAGAAGAGATGCAGCTGGGCATGAGCACATCAGTTCTGTGACGCTGTTCCACGATGATCTTTATATGACTGTGAGTGTAGGTTTGGGGCAGACGTTAATAAACACAATGTGTtctgggtaatttaataaacaataataaacattctAGTCCAGAATAAACCAGAACTACATCTCCAAACAGACCACATGCCTTTGTTTGTTCAGCTGGAAGATTATGAAGCTAGAAGAGTACTGTTGTGTGCACATCGAGCATGAATGACGATTTATTGAGCAGTTtcctcctcagtgtcagtatattgtgcactcTCACTTTGCAGTGATGTACAGCGCTGATGCCAGAAGCAAAGCACACACAGACCCATAAATACAGCACGCACAGAaacacatcaacacacactcGCTACTGAGACCGAGCAGATGAAGCTCTTCAGTCTTTATTTCATTAAGCATGCGCTCTGCTTTCAGGAGGCTTCATGATATCTTATTTAGTCTGTGGAAAAcagatcttcatttgtgttctgaagaggAATGAAGAGCTCGGGACTCTCAGGAATGACGTGAGGGAGAGACATTACATTTGTGCGTGAACGAACCCTTTAAGTGTCTGCGTAAGTGTCGGCGTTCTTTaatttagggctgtgcaatatctCCATATATATCAATCATGTGGGAAAAAAAAGTCTATTGCTTATTATACTCTTATTTATTTGATGATGTCGCACATCATTATTGGTAATACTGTTTGATCATTGAGATGAGCAGAGTATTACAGTAAAGCAGATATATGAATAACAGCAGGAGGAGAACGCTGCACACTCATCAGCGCCTTTACATTTATTGAGCAGTACTATATGGCGGACCTGTAATCTGTAGtttaaagtgtttcatatttgactaatatttatttatatttctacattcttGATCAAACATTTGCCGTTAACTTCTAAATAAAGTGGGAGAAATGATCACATATGAAGGAGAAGATTAgagtaaacactgtaaaataattattaattgctTGAATGAACAGGAAAGGGGCTATATCCTACAGGATGTCAGATGATTgtcaaattgcccagccctactgtaATGCATCTTCTCTAATAGTATAATTTAATATTGTTTGCTCCATGGTGAGCTCTGCTAAACAGGCCAACAGCTGactattaactaatattattCCTTTCAACTTCTCACATGTCTTCTTAAACATCGACAAAATCCTAAAACTGATCTGGGATCTGCTGTTAAGTGGTTCGCCACTAGAGGGCAATCTGAATAAACTCACATCATTTATGTGGATTTCATAGTGTTAGCCCCCTGGTGGAGGAACACTGAGTTACTGAAACATTTCCAAACAGGAATAATCTCGAACAGTTCAGAGTGAACCACTGACCAGATTATAGACTGGTCAGTGTTTAATGAAgcagtgtgtgtgaaagagtgtttataaatgagtgtgtgtgtgtgtgtgtgcaggctggCGGAGGTGATGCAGATGCCGGCTCTCCCAGAGATGCTGTTTGGTGATAATGTGCTGCGGATCCGGCACAACGACGGCTTCGGCATCGAGTTCAATGCCATCGACGCTCTGAGACGCGTCAACAACCTGCAGGAGTCGGTGAAGGTGGCCTGCGCTCAGGAGTGGCAGGACAGCAGGTAAAGCAGTGTGTGGACAGATGGAGATCTGGGCTGCGTCCCAATGCGTACACTACCCATGCTAAATAGTGTTGAAAAACCGCACTGGTGTGTCCCAAACTGTAGTGTGCTGAAAAGAGTACGCTAAAGGCTTCCCGGATGCTCGACTATCTCTGGTAGAAATgtgaagtgtagaagcgtccgtACCCTAACCACTAATATTACCCATAAAGCATTGAGTGTTGGACATGAAttcaattagaactacaaactcaggtaaaaagtgtaaacaaactacaaacatggcggatgtGCAAGACCAACTGTACAGTAGAGGCTCCAGTGAAGATGTTAGagtgactgttaattaatatctagcctacTGGACAATACCTAAAGCAGGGTTCCCTGTTATATTCCCTCTGTGTTTagaagtgtgtgtttctccagatccgtgttcaggagtgtgtgtgtttctccacagGGCTCAGTCTGAGCACTCTACAGAGGCGGTAAAGCGCTACGACTGGACCTACACCACCGACTACAGGGGAACGCTAATCGGAGAACACACACAGATGAAGGTGCGCTCTCACACTGACAGAGTCCAGAGTCACATTGGCAGGCCACATTGAccgctccctatggccagtccgcccctgtttatctttgtttatctttaaaaaaagcaaTAGTCTTCAGTGTTTAGTGGATTTTGTAGTACAAAAGAGATTCTTTGGGTTTCTCTATGTCAGATTATCAGTGCCTCAGTGTCCCAgtagtgctgatatacagccatattgcactgctactcgtgatgtttatacaacagttcgaccgCATAATTGCGTGTATAAAGAAGAAAATTAAACACAGAGAGAGTCTAAAATTGTTTtgaatgaggaactactttcttccgccgttcacatctgcagctgacgtcagaacagcagaagccgttactacttcaccaacgtcactgtagagctagtgtttgaatgattctctagcgtgacgacagaacagctgattttgctcacatgttaagattataaggctgaacagcatgaaatgccatcagtctacagagatttcccagtgtttctTTGCTGCattcaggagatcacaataattaaccctgaaaaagcagaagcaaacactagcagatcaCTGTTGTGTTagtgataaggaaaaatgctgaacacatgcgggcatttcttctgtCTTTCGGTTTACTGAACTCGTCTGCGGTAGAGAAAACAGGAGACGCATTAGAAACAAGCAGATGGCCAACTGAACAGTAGCTCAGGGTTATagaaagagtggccaacacagaatacacacattcctgatatctgagtcccatctcacactcaatacactgcAGTTACTgtggtgtaaatacagcactgcagcaTACAGAAGAGACCGATCGACTCAGATCATCACTCACCtgtaataataatttgatcagctgtagtttgaaaacaCACTGAgattctcctctaagggcttattgtGCAGTCTCTGTCgtcatcttgtggatagacaacgtccACCctctgctctgctcagtatgacaggctgatggctgccgctgcgctgtctctcagaaatgaggaatatttaaaataggcactgtccttatgaataaactgcagagctgcaatCTAAACCACTACACATGCTCACCTAATAAAGCTTCAGCAGTGCATGATGATGTCCAGCAGCTGCAGTACGAGTCAGACTGTAGTGAGTTTACTGATCTGCTGTCACTGTGTGCGGGCGGAgtgatacacaagggtgaagaggctgcacgagtgctgttactgcagaatatcacacagatatcagccaatcagattcgagaaccagacagaactgtttatGGTATTGCATCCCTAGTTTCAGTATGAATTggtagcagtgtgtgtgtgtgtgtgtgtgtgactgagtgtgacTCTGAGATCTGCTGTCCAGGTTTCTCCCACCGCCGAGCGCATCGACATGGAGAAGCTGAAGGCCAGAGAGCAGATCAAGTTCTTCGAGGATGTGCTGCTGTTTGAGGACGAGCTGCATGATCACGGCGTATCCATGATCAGCGTGAAGatcgtgagtgtgtgtgtgtgtgtgtgtgtgtgtgtgtgtgtgtgtgtgtgtgtgtgtgtgttctgacatCTGCTGTTTTCAGAGGGTGATGCCCAGCAGCTTCTTCCTCCTGCTACGGTTCTTCCTGCGAGTGGACGGAGTGCTGATACGCATCAACGACACACGGCTGTACCATGAGGcaggttcacacacacacacacacacacacacactctgatgcGTGATATGTAAACTCCGCACACACTGAACTGAAGCCGCTGCTCTGTCTGACACAGGCTGGGATGAAGCACATGCTGCGAGAGTTCAGCACACGCGAGAGCAACATGGCAGATCtgcaggtgtgtgcgtgtgtcagtgtgtgtgtgtgtgtctgcgtgtgtgtgtgtgtgtgtgtgtgaacacctctctctctgtctgtttcaGCACATTCCTCCTGCGGTTTACACCGACCCCAATGAGATCGCTGCACATCTGCCGCTCAGACTCACCGAGTGCGAGAAGCTGGAGTTTCCAGAGGGAGatgctcctgcacacacacacactcactaaagcatcacacacacacacacacacactgtaaaacagcatctcacacacacacacacacagaagcgtCCGCTGAAGACTGAAGTGTGCTGTTCTGGTTCATCTCTTCATCATAATCTACAAACACTAACcctctctcactctcacacacactaaagcagcatctctcacacacacacacacacacacacacacagacagaagcGCTCGCTGTAGACCGTTCTGGTTCCTCACTCTTCTTCTTCAGACACTAACCCTCATCATCCTCATCTGTCCTGCTGATCTGAGTCACTGATGAACATGTTATCTGAGTCCTCTGTAGATTAAGAGCTGTGGCAGATCTAGCAGGGCGGCAGTAATGCTGTACAGCATATTTATTTCTTCTTGTGTGTATGAAGAAATGATACTCCTGAAGTACACTGGGAACTGTTGTGTTGCTCGATCGGAAACGGTGTTAGTACACGGTTTCCACCCGGTGGGGTTTGAGGGCGACACCAGTGTGCGCACGTGTGTTTGTGCTGCAGCCGGTGAGTAACAGCAGTGTGAGTGTGATTTATACCGTATCATCTGTGTTCAGTAATGTTGATCGTGTGTGTCTGCGCTCTGTCTGGAGGCTGATGGGGAGCTCTACAGGGCAGTGTGTGCACATTAACCCTGTCCGCTTCTCTGAGGGATGGACACATGTGCACGCTGAGCTGAAGTACACGAGGCTTCATCAGAGCTCCTCCATCAGCACCTCAGCTCTTGTACCGGGGCTGTGTGTAGTTTCAGCgattgtaaattaaataaaattgttttttaaagtaactccTGGGCGTGTGTTGAGTTTTCCTCCTGTTCTCCTCCACTGCTGCTCTGACGAGGCTTTAAATGAAGAGTAGATCTGGTCTGATATCCACACATTCAGACCTGCACCTCAGCAGAACTGTCGACGTGTTTTTGCACATCCAAAACAGTGAACTCCAGTGACAGTCCGAGCTCAGCCTGGCCAACAGCAGTGCTGGAAGTGTCTGCAGGTCTTCATCGCCTGCTGCGGGTTTTATTAATGCTGCTTTACTGTGGTAATGAgggtctgaatgtgcgaataaaaTAAGCAGCTTTACTGTCGGTGTCGTGTCTGTAAAGCGCAGATGTTTGATTTGTCCGGGAATGCCTTCTCTCGGCAGTGTTCAGACTGTGATACAAGCTGATCTGGAGCTCCACACATGCCGAAGATCAGCCGGAGAGCGGCGCGGCGCAGCGGGCAGGAGGAGCGTCTGCAACGGGTCAGCTCTGCCTCCTCACCCGCGGCTCTGCGCTCCGGGTCCCCGCagaagattgaggtaaagttggtttatattaGGCCAGTGGGCAGCCTactgaaggggggggggggggtattttgcagtattttgttatagaggtaaagttggttttatactcggatattcagacattctgcttaatattataatttcagaaaagtattctttgcaaattctaagttgagaaatcatattagcagccaatgatcaTCAAAATACAGCCATGTTTACAGTCAATGTGtgctgtgttgttgttttgaagtcatacttgcatgctaattctaaATGAATACTCaaattagcgtggtaaacaatctAGAGGCagttaaatgaacgaatgtgcgactCCGCTTGGTAGTGAAGCCTTCTTCAGACTTTTACTTCAAATAATTTAATGGCCAGAATAGGGATTAGGAGGTCACGGGACGAATCAATAATGCCAATATACAGAACATCCTGGCTAATTTGGCCAGTTAGTCTAGCGCCTCATGGTAGTGACAGATTCTCATCTGTAGGAAGTAGCGTTAGCCTTACTCTGTTTGGCAGTCTTTATGAACATATCCTCAATATTTTGGACAATGGCGCTGCTGTTTGCTTCCTCCTCCTAATTTTTGAGCAGTGACCGCTAGTGCTGCGCTCTATATATTAttcaccgctactctgaatagTCACTCTGAAACCACATGCAAGAATGACTGAAAACAGCATCAGGACtagttaatgcagtgcttctcaaccacgttcctggaggagcaccagcACTGCTCGTTTTGGATGTCTCTTTAGTCTGTCACAGCCATTACGGGTCTCTCAGTctctgctgatgatctgaatcggtgtgtttggttaaggagacatggcagatgtgcagagctggtgctccTCCAGGAGTGTGGTTGAGAAACGCTGCTATAATGGACTGAACAGTGTTGTGTTCTGATGGTCATCGGCTGATCA
Protein-coding regions in this window:
- the tiprl gene encoding TIP41-like protein; this encodes MSSVISQGFQSSKQDFSFGPWIISATKTHIMKSKDIERLAEVMQMPALPEMLFGDNVLRIRHNDGFGIEFNAIDALRRVNNLQESVKVACAQEWQDSRAQSEHSTEAVKRYDWTYTTDYRGTLIGEHTQMKVSPTAERIDMEKLKAREQIKFFEDVLLFEDELHDHGVSMISVKIRVMPSSFFLLLRFFLRVDGVLIRINDTRLYHEAGMKHMLREFSTRESNMADLQHIPPAVYTDPNEIAAHLPLRLTECEKLEFPEGDAPAHTHTH